From a region of the Arachis ipaensis cultivar K30076 chromosome B09, Araip1.1, whole genome shotgun sequence genome:
- the LOC107614908 gene encoding probable serine/threonine protein phosphatase 2A regulatory subunit B''delta, with the protein MKMEVDSNEAVLDLDLLELPEVPAPVLKSNAALLESLFDQWLSLPESNRLITTLLNEAKLKNETLNNLSNLSSKGLPPLSPKCTPSPTSLNRPATPRTDLCNNMKAASDDNIRQFYFEHGRPAPQEMIEECRFKIYELFNDYGEEAGHLMHMKEFKFVTKEVCDLPSFFSKVLFRKINNNENHNYLTKDAFYDYWINKNLLTCDKATKIYTLLKKPELDYLTHDDFNPVLYELLETHPGLEFLKNTPDFQERYAETVIYKIFYYVNRSGNGRITLRELKRYGKTLIDAMDQVDEEDDINRVLRFFSYEQFYSTYCQFWELDSDNNFLIEKESLIRYGNHALTYRIVDRIFTEIPRKFTSKVQGRMSYEDFVYFVTAEEDKLAEPSLEYWLKCIDLDGDEVLTRHELQFFYEEQLHRMECLGLEPIYFEDILCMMFDMINPKNEGYITLRDLKGSKSSGHFFNTLFNLTKFLKVKVF; encoded by the coding sequence ATGAAGATGGAGGTCGATAGCAATGAGGCGGTGTTAGACCTGGACTTGTTGGAGCTGCCGGAGGTGCCTGCTCCGGTTCTCAAGAGTAACGCCGCTCTTCTGGAGTCTCTCTTCGACCAATGGCTCTCTCTTCCGGAGAGCAATCGACTCATAACGACTTTATTAAACGAAGCAAAATTGAAGAATGAAACACTCAATAATTTGTCTAATTTATCATCAAAAGGTCTTCCACCTCTCTCGCCAAAATGCACGCCATCCCCTACTTCCTTGAATCGCCCCGCGACGCCGAGAACCGACCTCTGTAATAATATGAAGGCTGCTAGCGATGACAATATACGGCAGTTCTACTTTGAACATGGGCGTCCAGCACCACAAGAGATGATTGAAGAATGCAGGTTTAAGATCTACGAATTATTCAATGATTACGGGGAAGAAGCGGGACACCTTATGCACATGAAAGAATTCAAATTTGTTACGAAGGAAGTTTGCGACCTGCCGTCCTTCTTCTCGAAGGTTCTGTTCAGAaaaatcaacaataatgaaaatcACAACTACCTCACGAAGGATGCTTTCTATGATTATTGGATCAATAAGAACTTGCTGACGTGTGACAAAGCAACTAAAATATACACACTTTTAAAGAAGCCAGAGCTCGATTACCTTACTCATGACGATTTTAATCCGGTGCTATACGAGCTTCTAGAAACTCATCCCGGGCTAGAGTTCTTGAAGAACACACCTGATTTCCAAGAAAGATACGCTGAAACCGtaatatacaaaatattttacTACGTGAATAGATCTGGTAACGGTAGAATTACTCTGCGAGAGCTGAAGCGTTATGGCAAAACCTTGATTGATGCAATGGATCAAGTTGACGAAGAAGATGACATTAATAGGGTTTTGAGATTCTTCTCTTATGAACAATTTTACTCTACATACTGCCAGTTTTGGGAGCTGGATTCCGACAACAATTTCTTGATAGAAAAAGAAAGCCTTATCAGATACGGTAACCATGCTCTTACCTATCGGATCGTGGACAGAATATTCACCGAGATTCCAAGAAAATTTACCAGTAAGGTTCAAGGAAGGATGAGTTATGAAGATTTTGTTTATTTCGTAACTGCAGAAGAGGATAAATTAGCTGAACCAAGCCTTGAGTATTGGTTAAAGTGCATTGATCTAGATGGAGATGAAGTTCTAACAAGGCATGAACTGCAATTTTTCTATGAAGAGCAATTGCATCGAATGGAGTGTTTGGGACTTGAACCTATATATTTTGAGGATATATTGTGCATGATGTTTGACATGATTAACCCTAAGAATGAGGGTTATATCACTCTGCGTGACCTCAAAGGTAGTAAAAGCTCTGGACATTTTTTCAATACCCTGTTCAATCTAACTAAATTTCTCAAGGTTAAGGTGTTTTAG
- the LOC107619115 gene encoding periaxin has protein sequence MASFKFSLAILPLLLLTFSSITCHIMIAEARSLIDSMPQPEVPKIPKAELPPFPKIPDIPKPELPKPEPLPKPELPSLPKVELPPPMSKPEIPKVPEIPKSVLPKVPKISKPEIPKPELSKVSNIPEPALSKIPKPELPQTSETPKPELPNKVPEIPKPEFSKVPEIPKPELPKIPEIPKPELPKVPEIPKPELPKVPEIPKPELPKVPEVPKPELPKVPEIPKPELPKVPEIPKPELPKVPEIPKPELPKIPEIPKSELPKFP, from the coding sequence ATGGCCTCTTTCAAATTTTCATTGGCAATTTTACCACTTTTGCTCTTAACTTTTTCTTCAATTACATGCCATATAATGATTGCAGAGGCACGCAGTCTCATTGACTCTATGCCGCAGCCAGAAGTGCCAAAAATTCCCAAGGCAGAGTTGCCACCATTTCCTAAGATTCCAGACATACCAAAGCCTGAGCTCCCCAAGCCTGAACCTCTACCAAAACCAGAATTGCCTTCCTTGCCCAAGGTTGAGTTACCACCACCAATGTCGAAGCCTGAGATACCCAAAGTTCCTGAAATTCCTAAGTCAGTGTTGCCTAAAGTTCCCAAGATTTCCAAACCTGAAATTCCTAAACCAGAATTGTCAAAAGTATCTAATATTCCAGAGCCAGCATTGTCTAAAATTCCTAAGCCAGAACTACCTCAGACTTCTGAAACCCCAAAGCCAGAATTGCCTAATAAAGTTCCTGAAATTCCAAAACCAGAATTTTCTAAAGTCCCTGAAATTCCGAAACCAGAATTACCAAAAATTCCTGAAATTCCTAAACCAGAATTGCCTAAAGTCCCTGAAATTCCAAAACCAGAGTTGCCAAAAGTTCCTGAAATTCCTAAACCAGAATTGCCTAAAGTCCCTGAAGTTCCAAAACCAGAATTACCAAAAGTTCCTGAAATTCCTAAACCAGAATTGCCTAAAGTCCCTGAAATTCCTAAACCAGAACTACCAAAAGTTCCTGAAATTCCTAAGCCAGAATTGCCTAAAATTCCCGAAATTCCAAAATCAGAATTACCTAAATTTCCTTAA